From the Solanum stenotomum isolate F172 chromosome 4, ASM1918654v1, whole genome shotgun sequence genome, one window contains:
- the LOC125862690 gene encoding gibberellin-regulated protein 14-like — MAPLLFFAFFLLIASTNGAAPGAPGAFPPVNVSSPTPPVPMPPTTPYPPPIRLITPPPPPPVKLPSPPPAVKLPPPPPSPPLPTPPVSPPKTTADCIPLCSVRCKLHSRKNVCLRACTTCCLRCKCVPPGQYRNREKCGKCYANMTTRGGRLKCP; from the exons ATGGCGCCACTACTTTTCTTTGCCTTTTTCCTTCTCATTGCTTCTACT AACGGAGCTGCTCCCGGTGCTCCTGGTGCTTTCCCACCCGTCAATGTATCCTCTCCAACACCTCCGGTCCCCATGCCACCAACAACTCCATACCCACCACCCATCCGATTGATCACCCCGCCTCCTCCACCACCAGTTAAGTTACCATCCCCACCTCCGGCAGTCAAGCTACCGCCACCTCCACCATCACCACCACTCCCTACTCCCCCCGTTTCACCACCAAAGACCACAGCAG ATTGCATTCCCCTATGCTCGGTGAGATGCAAATTGCATTCAAGGAAGAATGTATGCCTAAGAGCATGCACTACTTGCTGTTTAAGATGCAAATGTGTTCCACCAGGCCAATATAGAAACAGAGAGAAATGTGGCAAATGCTATGCTAATATGACCACTCGCGGAGGCAGACTCAAGTGCCCATGA